CGCCGTCAGCGACCGGTTCCTCGGCGGCGATCGCCTCACCGATCGGGTGGGCCGACTGGCGCTCGAGCGTCGCCGCCCGCTCGAGGAGGTCGGCGTCGCAGTCGGCGTCGACGACCGTCATGTCGCCGGTGGTCAGCGTCCCGGTCTTATCGAAGACGACGGTGTCGGCGTCGCGCAGCCGTTCGAAGACGCTGTCGTCGAAGACAACGATCGATCGCTCGAGCGCGTCACGGATACCCGCGGCGACGGCCAGCGGCGTCGCCAGCCCGAGCGCACAGGGACAGGAGACGATCAGGACGGTGAGTCCAATGAGGAGGGCGGCGGCGAGCCCGGACCCCAGGAGGAGGTAGACGATCGTGACGACCGTCGCAAGGACGAGTACGAGCGGGACGAAGATCGTCGCCAGCTTGTCCGCGAGCTTCTGGATACCGTGGGTCCCGCTCTGGAGGTCCCAGACGAGTTCGCTGATGCGATCCACGGTGCTCGTGGCGTCCTCGCCGACGCGGATCGTAAGGGTGCCGTCCGAGACCGTCGAGCCGCCGATAACTGCGTTGCCGCCGACTTTGGTGACGGGCAGGGACTCACCGGTGACGACCGCCTCGTCGACCGCGGCCTCACCGTCGACGACCGTGCCGTCGATCGGAATCCGTTCGCCCGCGCGGACGACAACGCGCTCGTCCGGTTCGAGGTCGTCGACCGCGACGTCCTCCGTCTCGCCGCTCTCGAGGAGTCGTCTGGCTTCGTCCACCTGCACGGCCGTCAGGTCCGAGAGGCGCTCGGTCGCCTTCCGCTTGATTTCGGACTCGTAGTAGCCGCCGACGGAGACGATGACGATGATCGCGACCGTCACGTCGTAGTAGATGTGCGGGCCGCCGACGGCGATCGAGAGCGTGCTGTAGAGGTAGGCGCTGACGGCCGCGATTGCGACGAGCAGGTCCATGTTCGGCGAGCGCGTCTTCACGGCGACGTAGGCCCCCTGCAGGATCGGTTTGCCGGTCACGCCGAGGACGATCGTCGTGAGCGCGGCGATCATGAGGTAAAACGGCGTCGCGAGGTCGCTGGCCAGCGCCTGCGTGAAGAACTCCGTCGTTCGTTCGTCGTAGAACAGCCCGCCGAAGTAGGTGGGATAGATGATGAGCAGGTACTGCAGCATCACCGACATCCCCATGAGCACGCCGACTGCGATCCGTCCCATCGCCCAGTTGTCGGCCCGGCGACGGCTAATCGCGTCCTCGCGGTCGTACGCGCTGTAACCGAGCTGGCTAATTTCGGCTTTCAGCTCCTCGACGGAGGCGGCCGCGGGGTCGTGGTCGATCCGCACCGTGTCGGTAACGTAACTGGAACTGACCGAACTCACGCCGTCGGCCTCGCCCGCGACCGACTCGATGAACGCCTCACAGGTCGCACAGTACATGCCGTCGACCTCGAGGAACGTCGTCTCGTGACCGTCGGGAACGACTCGCGTCTCCTCCTCGTCGGATTCGTTTCGTGCGTCGCGGACGTCGTCGGCATCGACCGCCTCGATGTCGCCGAGCGCGTCGTACACCTCGCGACAGCCCGCACAGCAGAACGCGTTACCGTCGGCCGTCACGCCGCTGTCTTCGACGGGCAGTTCACACAGCGTACAGGCGTTTCGACTCGACATTGGTGATCGTGGTGGTAGTCAGTGGTGGTCGTGTCCGCCGGTTCCGAGTCCGTCGTAGAACGGCAGTTCGGGGTGTGGAACGTGGATTCCAAAGCTCATCAGCCCGTGGGCGAACAGGACGTAGCCCAGCGCGACGAACGCGATTCCGAGCAGCCGGTGGACCCGTCGGCGGTGGGCCACGTCGACCGAGTCGATGATCGTCCCGTAGGCGAAGACGGCCGGCACCGTCCCGATCCCGAGCGCGGCGAGCGCGAGCGCCCCGCTGATCGGCGAGCCGGTCGCGAACGCGTAGAGAAAGGCCGGGTAGAGGATCGGACAGGGGAGCAGTCCGTGCACCGCGCCGAGACCGACGATGCCGGGGCCGTTCGCGAGTCGGTCGACGCGCCCGGCGAGCCAGCCGGTGAGTCGCTCGAGCCCGGGAAACGAGATCCCGCCGGTCGTCCGCCCCAGCGCGTAGTAGACGCCCGTCGCGATGACGAACGCGCCGACGAGGAGCCCGACCGCGCCGCGGGCGACGTCGACGGCCGGCGTCAACTCGGCGGTCGTGACGAACAACAGCCCGCCGAGCGCGCCGAAAAAGGCACCCAGAAGGGTGTAGCTCGCCGTCCGCCCGAGGTTGAACAGCGCGTGCTGGCGAACCTCGTAAGTGGAGAGATGGCCCGTGCGTCCGGCGCTCGAGGCGTTCGCGGTCGTGCCGCCGTCAGTCGCGGCACCGTCCATCCGACTCGCGTAGACGGTCACGAGCGGGCCGCACATCCCGATACAGTGGGCTCCCGCGAGTAGCCCGATGAGCAAGAACAGCGCGACGTCGACGCCGAGGAACGTGAACGGGTCCATATATTAATTCTCGAAGTGATCGTTGGTCGACCTAGTCAGCCAACGGTGTAGTGCGTTTCGCTCGCGGAACGGTTTTCGAGAATCGTACCTCGAAGCGCGTCGATCGTAAGGAACGCACCGATGCGCTTGAGGGGGCCCTACGGGTCGGCCGTGCCTGCGGCGACATTCGACTGCGAGCGACGGGATTCTGAGCCCGCTACTATCGCTCCCGCTCGAGCGCCGCCAGCGACTCGAGCCGATCCGCCGTCGGCGGGTGCGTCCCGAACAGCCAGCGCTGGAGGCGGTGCAGCCGCGTTCGAAGCCACCAGTACGACGGCTCGATGTCGCCCTCGGGGCCGAGCATGACCTTCTCGAGTTCCCGCGGCTCGAGGGGCAAGATGGATAGCGAGGAGACCCCCGACACCTCGCGGAGATCCTGCTTCGGCGTGTCGGTGATCTCCGCATCTAACCGGCGGAGCGCGCTGGCCAACGTCGCCGGCGAGCCGGTCACTTCCGCGGCGGTCCGATCGGCCGCGCGCTCTCTGACCCGGGAGAGGCGAGCCGTGATCGCGCTGCCGATGATCCAAACGACTGCCGCGACGAGCCCGATAATAGGCGCCACGAACGGAACCACCGCGGCGACGATCGATTCCGAACTGGGCTCGTCTATCCGTTCGAGTCGCGACCCCAAGCCGTCGGCGAGCACGACGGGCAGCGAGACGACCGTCATCACCATCGCGTCGCGGTTCTTCACGTGAGCGAGTTCGTGGGCGATCACCGCCTCGAGTTCGTCAGCGTCGAGCGCCCGGATCGTTCCGAGCGAGAGTACCAGGTGGACGTTTTCCGGCCGGAAGCCGACCGCCAGCGCCTCCGGCGCGTTCCGCTCGGAGACGGCGATCGTCGGCACGGGGACGTCCAGTTGCGCGGCGACGCGCGTCGTTACGTCGTACAGGTGCGGCGCCGACTCGCGGTCCACTGGATGGGCGTCCGAGAGTCGTTCGATCGTCTCGAGGTGTCTGTACTCGAGGTAGGCGATCGTCAGCAGGGTGACCGTTGTGGCGACGAACGCCCCGTGCGCCGCGGGTCGAATACCAAACACCACGAGCATGCCGTAGAAGACGACCCATACGCCCGCGAGCAGACCGATCGTGACGAGTACGAGTGCGAGGACGGCGGCAACCATGCCGACGTAGAGGCGGATCGATGGGGAGGGCATCGTCACACCATTCGGATAACGGGTCAAAAATATTGACTAAACATGGCGGCAGCGAGACGACGCAGGAGGACGTGTTCAGGGCAGGCGGAGGCGTGCACTCACCGCGAGCGACCGAAGGAGCGAGCGGGCCGACGACCGGCCCGCAGGGGAGGGAAGAGTGCTTTTTCTCAACGTTTTGCCGAGTGCGGTCGCGGAGCGACCGCACGCAGAGCAAAAGGTTGCTATTCGACGTACCGGTACTTCCGCTCGCCCATTCGCCCCCAGCCGTCGAAGACGAACTCCGACTCGGGAGCCGTGAACTCCTCGACGTCGACGTCCATGTCGTGATTGTGGACGTCGTGGATCTCTTCGTAATCGTCCCAACTCATGTCGTAGCGGGCGTCGAGCTGTTCGTCGATGTTTAGCGCCTCGATTTCGTCCTTCCAGCCGTCCTGGATCGTCTCCGCGTGGCCCTCCGCCTGCGCGCCGGAGCCGTAGGAGCCGACGAGGAGCTTGCTCCCCGCGAGGTCGAGGTCGTTCTCGAGGCCGTGTTTCAGCGCGCTCACGCGGGCGACGTGGACGGAGCCGGTGTACCAGTTGCCGACCTCCCGAGAGAGGGTGAGGGTCGGATCGATCGTCGCCTCGTACCACTCCTGGTAGGTCTCGGTGTCCTTGAGGGCATCCATATACTCCCGCAGCGCGTCGTGGAACGCCTCGTCGTCGTCGAACGCTTCGGCGCGGGGCTGGCGACCGATCTCCTCGGCCAGCTCATCTTCGATGCTAGTGTCGCGAATCATATGCCGGTAGACCAGCATTCCGGCCTTGCGGACCATCCCCGGGAACGGGGTGTGGAACGGGATGTAGGCGAACTGATCGGGATGGGTTTCGCCGGCGACGCTCTCGAAGTCCTCGAGCGCCTCGCGCATGCGGGCGAGGTACACCTGCACGGAGCGTTTGCCGTCGACGGACGGGAACTGCTGGTTTGGTTTGAGGAAATCCGTCTCGTCGGCCGAGCCGTAGCCCTGCTCGGTCGAGAGTTCGACCAGATCGGGGTCCTCGCTGATGAGCATCGCGACGGCACCCGCACCCTGGGTCGCCTCGCCGGCGTCGCCGCGGGCGTACAGCGCCGTGTCGGTCGCAATCACCAGCGCCGAACGACCGCGATTTCGGCCGGCCTGGATCCAGTTGAACGCGTCGTCGAGACTCTGGGTGCCCGCGATACAGGCGAACTTTCGTTCGCCCTTGTTCGCGTGGTGGAAGTCATCGCCGTAGACCTGCTCGAGACAGCCAGCGACGTACGTCGAAACCGGCTTCGAGTTGTCGAACGCGCTCTCGGTCGCGACATCGATTCGACCGATATCGTCGGGCTCGAGGCCCTTGCGTTCCATCAGCCGGTGGGCGGCGTTTGCCCCCATCGTGACGATGTCTTCGTAGCTGTCGGGGAACGAGCTTGCGTTGAGACCGAGTCCCTTCGTGTACTTCTCGGGGTCCTCGCCCTTCTCGGGCGCGAACGTCCCGGGTAAGTCGAGTTTGAGATTCCCGGTCCAGATTTCGATGGCGTCGATACCGACTGCAGTCATGCATCGAGAATGTGGGCCGAGATACAAGATATTGTCGTTCGATGTTTCGACGTCTGTCGAACCCGCCACCGCGGTCCGCGAACGGTTCGTACAGATCCGATTAGCCGGCGTACTCGAGCGTCTCCGTTCGGGTGGCCTCGCTTTCGCCGTCCCAGACGGTGACGGCGACCGTGTACGTCTGTGCATTGGGATTTCCAGTGTCCCTGAGTTCGGTCTCCCCGCTCGCGGTCGTCCCGGAAACGTCGACGCTGAGCGTCTCCGGTTCGGCATCGATAGTGATTGCCTCGCTGTCCGACGGGGCGCTGAGCCACTCGCTGGCAGTCACTGTAATCGTCCGATCACCTGCATCACCGGGAGTAGTCCCCCAGGCGAGCGTCACTTCGCCGTCCTCGTCGACGGCCACCTCATCGACGACAGTGGCGTTGACCTCGAGTGAGACATCCGCTCCCAACGTATCAAACCCGTGAATGGTCTCCATAGCGTAACCGTGTACTGGCCGCCACACGACGTGTCGCGTGCGAGCCAGCTACCGTTGGCGGCGTCTCCGTCGCCGAATCATCGAGCGAGCGACACGCGCCGAAGGCAGTGGCTTACTATGTGCTGGCTCGGGCTACCAGCAGTCGAATGAGACCCGCGGAAGAGCGGTTCACGAGGCACCTGGTCGAGGGCGAATCGGTGCAACAGCTCGCTTCCGGGACGCTGCTCGAGGATGCCGTTCGGGGCACCGCAGCGGTCGGTGCGACCGACCGACGGATACTGTGCGTTTCGAAGACGGGTGAGTTCGTCGACGTCAGCTACGACTACATCTGTTCGATCGAAAGCCAACGGCGAACCAGAACGGAGTATCGGTCCAGTGATGAGAACGACCGGCTGCTCCCCCTTCTGGGCGGACTCCTCGGTGTGGGCGTACTCGCCGTCATCGTCGCCGCCAACGTCCCTCTCGATGCGTTCGGCGCTTCTTTTACGGTCGGTCTCGCGGCCGCGACGGTCGTCGTCGCGAGCGCCGTCGAATACGTCCGCGTACAATCCTCCATCAGCCGAGCGTACGCGCCGGTGTTCGTCGGTGCCGGCGTACTCACACTCCTCGCGCTCGTCGGTGTCGCACTCTTCGCACCGAGCGTGTACGTTCCGCTGTATCTGCTCGTGACGCTCGGCGGGGGCGGGCTGGTGGCCTACGCCGCCCGTCACCGGGAGCACCTCAGCGGTCCTGGGCTCGAGCGCCATCCCGAGACCCACCTCAGCATCAACACGATCGACGGCGAGACGATACGGATCGCAATCGACGCGGAGACCGATTTCGACCGCGAGCTCAGCGCGTGCGTCCACCGGTACGAGGATTCGATCGTCGATCGAGCCGTCGCTGGAACGGTAATAGAGTGAGTCCAATTTGGGATTCGGCACCGTCGAGAGCCCGGAATGCGCCGCCAGAACGGGTGGCGGTAGCTATGGCTTACAGCGCTGACGTGTGTTCGCCCTCGAGATAGTCGGCGATTACGGACCGACCGAGAGGGGGCGAGCGATGCTCGGCTGCCGGTAACGTCCTCGGCGGTCAGTCGCTGTCGCTCTCCACAGTGGGTTCGGAGTCGCTCGAGGCCATCTCGCCGGAGCTCGGAACGTCGACTTCGTCCTCGTCGCGCAGGAACAACGACCGCTGGGTGCCGAACGCGAGCGCCATCGAGGCGACGGCGATCAGGGTGATGACGGAGAACGGACCACCGGTGATGATCGCGGCTGCCTGCAGCGCTTCGACGCCGCCGGTAACGATCAGCAGGGAGGCGAGGGCACCGATGAGAAAGCCCCAGATGACGCGGTTGACCGTCGACGGTCGCTGTGCGCCGCCCGTCGTGAGCATTCCGAGCGCGAGCGTCGACGAGTCCGCGGACGTGATGAGAAACAGCAACACGAGCAGGAGGAACAGCGCGGTCAACAGCCACCCGAGCGGCAGGGCCTCGAAGAGCGGATAGCCGGCACCGGCTTCGTCGAACGTCGCGATCGCCGAGATGACGTCGGCCTGGCCGTCGTTCTGCAGGTAGATCGCCGTCCCACCCATCGTCGCGAACCACGGGATCGTGATGCCCGTCGACGCGAGGACGCCGGTGACGGCGACCTGCCGGACGGTTCGGCCCCGCGAGATTCGGGCGATAAACAGCCCGACGAACGGCGTCCACGAGAACCACCAGGCCCAGTAGAAGATCGTCCAATCGCCGACCCAGCCAGAGACGCCGCCGTTCCCCGTCTGGGCGGTGCCGGTGTAGAAACTCATCTGGATGAACTGGCTGATGTAGGTGCCGAGCGCTTCGGTGCCGATCGCCGTGATGTAGTTCGTCGGCCCGAGCAGGAACGTCACGACCGTCAGCAGTCCGAACAGTGAGAGATTGACGTACGAAATCCGGCGAATACCCTTCTGCACCCCGAGTGCGACGGATGCCGTGAACGCGACGGTCATCCCGGTGATGATGAGAACCGTCCCCAGATCACCGACGGAAACGCCTGTGGTCCACTCGATGCCGACCAGGAACTGACTGCCGACCAGTCCGAGGGTCGTGGCGACCCCGCCGATCGTCGCAAACACCGCCAGAATGTCGACGGCTTTCGCGAGCGGCCCGTCGAGGTTGTCGATCCCGATCCACGGCGCGAGCACCGTCGAGATCCGCATCGGTGCGTCGTACTTGTACGCGCAGTAGGCGATCGGCAGGGCGACGACGACGTACGCCGTCCACGCCGAGACGCCCCAGTGGAAGAACGTATACTGGATCGCCCCGACGGCAGCCTCGGAGGACTGCGGATCCGCACCGATAAACGGCGAGACGTCGTCGTAGTGCGAAACCGCTTCCGCCGGCCCCCAGAAGACGATGCCGGCGGCGATCCCGGCCGAGTACAACATGGCGAAGTACGAGAGGAAGGCGAACTCCGGCTCTTCGTCCTCCTCACCGAGTTTGATGTTTCCCCAGGGGCCGAAGATGAGGAAGATGACGAACGCGACGAGAAAGAACATCACGATCAGATACCACCAGCCGAACCCGGTCCAGATGACCTGGTTCGCGCTGTCCATGTACCCCGTCGCCGCGTCCGGCGCGACGACGAACGCGATCACCGCAGCCACTGCGATCGTAAACCCGACGCCGAACACGACGGTGTCGAGTTCCTCGAAGAAGCCATCCGCTGGACGTTGTCGATCTGAGTCAGTCATTGGGTAGCGGGAGTGTGACGTCGCTGTGCGTGTTGGACGGGTCGATTAGCGAGCGTCTCGAGTAATCGAAGACCGAGTACCGATAAGTGCGCTGGGCTTGCACCGACGAGCCGATATCAGTGTCGTGAATTGATTTCGGGGGTTCAGACCACGGAGGCAGTGTAGACGAGTTCCATCGGTCAGGACGGCCAGCACGATGGGGGCCGAACGAGACTCTGGTCGGTCCGCACGCTATCTGCCGATATCGAACGCATTAGGGAGAGCAGTCGCGTTTCGGAACGCTACTCGAATTTGCGCCGGCGCTCAGTCGCTGATAAACTTGTTGTCCCGCCAGTTGACGCCGCTCTGGCCCGAGGCGTTCTCCCCGGGGCCTTCGACGACTTCGATGTCGGCCGGGCGGGGTTCGCCCTCGACGATTCGGGTCGCCTCGAGGTCGCCGTCGCGCTCCGAGATCGCGGTCAGCGTCCCCTTCTCTGCGGCCTCGGCGATCCCGCAGAGGACGAGGAACATCTGGTACTGCAACAGCGAGTTCTGGAGAACCGTCTCGCGGTCGCCCTTGAACGCCGCGAACTCGACGAGTTCGGACTCGATCTCCTCTTCTTCCTCCTCGTCCCAGCTAAAGGACTTCTGTCGTCGTTCGTCCGGATCTTCCTCGTAAACCCGGTTTTCGGTGACGCTGGCTTTTAACTGGGCTGTCGGGGTGTACTTGCTGACGGACTCGTCCTCGGCGACGGCCTTGAGAATGAGCGTGTTGTTTCGCCGCGTTATCTCCACGTCGGTGACGCCGTCCGGATACGTGGCCTCGTCGATGTGTTCGCGAAGCTCTTCGAGGGGCAGTTCGAGGGTCGAGTGCAGCCGATATACGTGTCTGGATTCCTCTGTTGACATAGTGGGATGGTCTGCGGCGATAGTCGCTGGTGGCTAGTACGGGTGCGTGACTTATATGACCTGCTATTGAATACGTGGTCGATTCGGCCGGATGAATTTAATCGGCAGTTCCCCGCTTGGATTACGCCGTCTCGAGCGTCTCGGCCAGTTCGCCGCGTTCGTCGAGTTCCTCGAGCACGTCCGAGCCGCCGACGAACTCGCCGTCGACGAACGTCTGGGGGATCGTCTCCCAGCCGCTGTGACGGTTGAGGGCGGTGCGGTACTCGTCGAGCGAGTCGAGGACGTCGACGACTTCGACCTCGTCGCGGTGCTGGGAGATGAGTCCGAGCGCCTTGCGGGAGTAGCCACACTGGGGCATCAGCTCGGTCCCCTTCATGAAGAGGACAACCTCGTTGTCGGCGATGAGTTCGTCGACCTGTTCGTCGACTTCGTCCTGATCGAGACCTTGATTCGGTGGGAAGTCCATACTCGACATATGTCGGCGAAGGGGGATAGACCTTGCGTCATCACCGCTGGACGACCGGTGGCACGGACGAAACGACCCCGACTCATACGGTTTGCTGTACCGATGTACCGGTAGGACTGCAGGACGGACCGCAGCCCCATCGGAACTGACTCACAGCAGATATAGTAACAACTGAAACGATTTACACACTGATTGTACAGCTGTCGTGCGATCAGGTGTGCAGTGACGTTCAGTGGCTACTATAGTATCAGGCTGGATCAAGGCGGACGATCCGGTCGTCGTCCTCGAGCGGAAACTCGTCGCCCGCTCGACCGTCTCGATTGGACGTGAGCAGGTAGAGCGAACCGTCAGGACCGGGTTCGATGTGTCGAAGTCGACCGAACTCGCCCTCGAAGAGCGTGTGAGCCGTGGCTTCGAATCTATCGTCGAGCCAGTCGTCGTCGTAGTGGGTTCCGGTATCGTCGGTGACGGACGCGCCGTCGCCCTCCGCCACTCCCGGCGTCAGCGCTACGGCATACAGCGCGTTCGACGCGAGTCCGGCGACGAAGACGTGGTTCGTCCACGCCTCGATCGTCTCGTCGTCGTAGAACGCGAGTCCGGACGGTGCCCACGTCGTCTGGGGGCCGGTGTTGATCACCGGCGGCGTCGCCTCGTCGTATTCGTCGTACCCGTCGTACTCCGGATCGTCGGGACCGCCGCGGACGAGATCCCAGCCGTAATTACCGCCGGGTCGGAGGAGCGACACCTCGTCTCGAGCGGCCGGGCCGTGTTCGGCGAGTACCGGCCTCCCCTGCGGGGTGAAGTCGATTCCCTGCGGGTTTCGGTGGCCGAGCGTATACGTCCGCGGGTCGCCATCGGTGCCCCAGTCGACGGGCTCGGAAACGGGGTCGCCATCGGGCGTCACTCGGAGCACTGCGCCGGCGCGGGAGCCGGGGTCCTGCGTGAGGGCGGGGTCCTCGGCGTCGCCCGTCAAAACCCAGAGATCGCCGTCGGGACCGAACGCGATCCGGCCACCGTTGTGGGTCGTCGCGCCCGGAATACCGTCGAGGACGGTCTCGAGTTCGTCGGTCTCCAGATCGTAGCGAACGACCCGGTTTTCGGTCCCGTCGTCGTCGATAGTGTAGTAGACGAACAGCTCGGCGGCGTCCGGATAGTTGGGATGGACGGCGATTCCGAGCGTGCCACCCTCGCCGGGGGACGCCCGATCCGGGAGGTCCTCGCCCTCGAGGATCGTCTCGCCGTCGTCGGGACCGAGCGGGATTTCGTCGGTTTCGGCGAGTTCGTCCGCGTCGAACCGTCGCACGCCGCCGTCGCGCTCGGTGAGGAAGGCGTCGTCGTCCGCGAACGTGAGGTCCCACGGGATCTCGAGGTCGGCGACGACCGTCGTCGCGTCGACGTCGTCCTCGGTGGGCCTGGCGTCCGCCGGACGCCAGTCTGGTTCGGACCAGTCGTCGTCCGGTGTCGCTTCGGGCGTGGCGAGTTCCAGACCGTCGGAGTCGACACCCGTGAGACAGCCGGCCAGCGGGACGAGCGAGGTACCAGTTACCGCGAGCACGCGTCGCCGTGTCGGGGGCGTCATACTCGACACGAGGGAGCCGAGACGTGTGAACCCTGTGGTAAATCGCCTCGGGGTCAAGTGGTTCGAGAGACGGCTTCTCTCGTCATCAAGCGAGACCTTCGGTCTCGCGGACATCGCGGAGCTTCGCTCCGCTCAGTCACGGAAGATCGAAGATCTTCCGAACGACCCCGAGGCTTTCGCGTGGACTCCCGTTCTATGCCTCAGTAGAGGCAGGGGGTACGTACTCCCCGCTCACGTTCAGCGTCCCGCGATTCAAGCGCACATCTACGGGTGCGCCTCCATCGCCTGCGTTTTGCCTGCGACGGAGATACTGCAAACCGATATTCTTGGAAGCGTTGTAGTCGGCGTGGTTCTCATACCCGCACTGCTGACACTCGAACGATTCGACCGACCGATTGGCGTCGTGGGTAAACCCACACGTCGAGCAACGCTTTGACGTGTTGCGCGGGTCAACCTGTACGGCCTCGATGCCATGTTCTTCGGCCTTGTATTCGACGTACTCGTAGAGGCGTCGGAACGCCCAGACGTGTTGCCACGTAGCCTCGGGAATATTCTCCCGAATGTGGGTCAAGTCCTCGAACACGATATGCGAACAGTCGTTCTCGACGGCCTCCTCGATGATCTCGTTCGCCACCGTGTGCAGGTATATTTCGAAGCGCCCGTACTCTTTCTGTCCGACTAACTCGATATTCTCGTGGGCGTGGCGAGAACCACACTGTTGAAGCGAACCACGACGCTTCTCGTACTCTCGCCGCCAGTGGTTGAACTCATCTGCCGACCAGAATAGCCCTGTCGAAGCAACGGCAAGATTGTTCACGCCTAAATCCACCCCAAGGACTGTTCTGTGCTTGGACTCGGATTCAGACGATTCCTCGTCCGCTTCGACTTTCCGCATCGAAGCGTGGAGATACCAGTCACCATCACGGTACTGTAAGTGGGCCATCCGAAACTCGAAATCCTCGTCGGAGACGTACTTTGTCGGCGGTATCTCCGAGTCGTCGGGGAGGATGTAGTCACACTCGACGCGCCCATCTACGGTCGAAAGAGAAACGTGGTCCCGGTGGAAGGTCGCACTCCGCTTGTCGTAGACCGCGCTATCGGCAGAAAAGTGCGGCTGCGATGTGTTCTCACCACGTTTGAGCCGTTCGACTCCGCTTTTGATGGCTTCAACCGCCCTGCGAATCCCTTTCTGGACGAGATTCGCGGTCAGGTCGGTTTCGTCGCGGAGTTGGTCGTAGAGGGCACGTTCGGCTTTGGCTTTTGAGGTGACGTGGTATCCGTCGTCGTCGTGCCAGCACCACTCGCTTGCGGTGTTGGCGCAGTGTTTGAATTGCTCGACAGTCTCTCGAAGGGAGTCGTCTGCTCCTTCAGGAGTATCGAGCTTGATGACGGCGGTACGACGGTATTCCACTGTATTTTCACATATACAGCCTATGTTACTTATACGTTGGGGGGTCGGTCAGCCATTGTAACGTGGT
Above is a window of Natronorubrum tibetense GA33 DNA encoding:
- a CDS encoding heavy metal translocating P-type ATPase; protein product: MSSRNACTLCELPVEDSGVTADGNAFCCAGCREVYDALGDIEAVDADDVRDARNESDEEETRVVPDGHETTFLEVDGMYCATCEAFIESVAGEADGVSSVSSSYVTDTVRIDHDPAAASVEELKAEISQLGYSAYDREDAISRRRADNWAMGRIAVGVLMGMSVMLQYLLIIYPTYFGGLFYDERTTEFFTQALASDLATPFYLMIAALTTIVLGVTGKPILQGAYVAVKTRSPNMDLLVAIAAVSAYLYSTLSIAVGGPHIYYDVTVAIIVIVSVGGYYESEIKRKATERLSDLTAVQVDEARRLLESGETEDVAVDDLEPDERVVVRAGERIPIDGTVVDGEAAVDEAVVTGESLPVTKVGGNAVIGGSTVSDGTLTIRVGEDATSTVDRISELVWDLQSGTHGIQKLADKLATIFVPLVLVLATVVTIVYLLLGSGLAAALLIGLTVLIVSCPCALGLATPLAVAAGIRDALERSIVVFDDSVFERLRDADTVVFDKTGTLTTGDMTVVDADCDADLLERAATLERQSAHPIGEAIAAEEPVADGGAVEGDAIASTDSEPSGADSDDDATERVESFESHRNGVSGVVDGDEIVVGHPDLFRDRGWTVPDTIEHQIAESRETGRVPVAVGREGSAEGVVVVGDDLREGWTETLTAISENGAEVVVLTGDDARAATRFREHDAVDRVFAGVPPEGKAETVERLKQRGQTVMIGDGTNDAPALAAADLGIALGGGTAMAADAADVALVDDDLSSVDTVFDLARATDRRVKGNIGWAFCYNGIAIPLAVTGLLNPLFAAVAMGISSLLVVTNSSRSLLDDEA
- a CDS encoding sulfite exporter TauE/SafE family protein, whose amino-acid sequence is MDPFTFLGVDVALFLLIGLLAGAHCIGMCGPLVTVYASRMDGAATDGGTTANASSAGRTGHLSTYEVRQHALFNLGRTASYTLLGAFFGALGGLLFVTTAELTPAVDVARGAVGLLVGAFVIATGVYYALGRTTGGISFPGLERLTGWLAGRVDRLANGPGIVGLGAVHGLLPCPILYPAFLYAFATGSPISGALALAALGIGTVPAVFAYGTIIDSVDVAHRRRVHRLLGIAFVALGYVLFAHGLMSFGIHVPHPELPFYDGLGTGGHDHH
- a CDS encoding M48 family metalloprotease, producing the protein MPSPSIRLYVGMVAAVLALVLVTIGLLAGVWVVFYGMLVVFGIRPAAHGAFVATTVTLLTIAYLEYRHLETIERLSDAHPVDRESAPHLYDVTTRVAAQLDVPVPTIAVSERNAPEALAVGFRPENVHLVLSLGTIRALDADELEAVIAHELAHVKNRDAMVMTVVSLPVVLADGLGSRLERIDEPSSESIVAAVVPFVAPIIGLVAAVVWIIGSAITARLSRVRERAADRTAAEVTGSPATLASALRRLDAEITDTPKQDLREVSGVSSLSILPLEPRELEKVMLGPEGDIEPSYWWLRTRLHRLQRWLFGTHPPTADRLESLAALERER
- the hmgB gene encoding hydroxymethylglutaryl-CoA synthase; translation: MTAVGIDAIEIWTGNLKLDLPGTFAPEKGEDPEKYTKGLGLNASSFPDSYEDIVTMGANAAHRLMERKGLEPDDIGRIDVATESAFDNSKPVSTYVAGCLEQVYGDDFHHANKGERKFACIAGTQSLDDAFNWIQAGRNRGRSALVIATDTALYARGDAGEATQGAGAVAMLISEDPDLVELSTEQGYGSADETDFLKPNQQFPSVDGKRSVQVYLARMREALEDFESVAGETHPDQFAYIPFHTPFPGMVRKAGMLVYRHMIRDTSIEDELAEEIGRQPRAEAFDDDEAFHDALREYMDALKDTETYQEWYEATIDPTLTLSREVGNWYTGSVHVARVSALKHGLENDLDLAGSKLLVGSYGSGAQAEGHAETIQDGWKDEIEALNIDEQLDARYDMSWDDYEEIHDVHNHDMDVDVEEFTAPESEFVFDGWGRMGERKYRYVE
- a CDS encoding BCCT family transporter, translating into MTDSDRQRPADGFFEELDTVVFGVGFTIAVAAVIAFVVAPDAATGYMDSANQVIWTGFGWWYLIVMFFLVAFVIFLIFGPWGNIKLGEEDEEPEFAFLSYFAMLYSAGIAAGIVFWGPAEAVSHYDDVSPFIGADPQSSEAAVGAIQYTFFHWGVSAWTAYVVVALPIAYCAYKYDAPMRISTVLAPWIGIDNLDGPLAKAVDILAVFATIGGVATTLGLVGSQFLVGIEWTTGVSVGDLGTVLIITGMTVAFTASVALGVQKGIRRISYVNLSLFGLLTVVTFLLGPTNYITAIGTEALGTYISQFIQMSFYTGTAQTGNGGVSGWVGDWTIFYWAWWFSWTPFVGLFIARISRGRTVRQVAVTGVLASTGITIPWFATMGGTAIYLQNDGQADVISAIATFDEAGAGYPLFEALPLGWLLTALFLLLVLLFLITSADSSTLALGMLTTGGAQRPSTVNRVIWGFLIGALASLLIVTGGVEALQAAAIITGGPFSVITLIAVASMALAFGTQRSLFLRDEDEVDVPSSGEMASSDSEPTVESDSD
- a CDS encoding DUF7110 family protein — its product is MSTEESRHVYRLHSTLELPLEELREHIDEATYPDGVTDVEITRRNNTLILKAVAEDESVSKYTPTAQLKASVTENRVYEEDPDERRQKSFSWDEEEEEEIESELVEFAAFKGDRETVLQNSLLQYQMFLVLCGIAEAAEKGTLTAISERDGDLEATRIVEGEPRPADIEVVEGPGENASGQSGVNWRDNKFISD
- a CDS encoding glutaredoxin family protein, whose amino-acid sequence is MDFPPNQGLDQDEVDEQVDELIADNEVVLFMKGTELMPQCGYSRKALGLISQHRDEVEVVDVLDSLDEYRTALNRHSGWETIPQTFVDGEFVGGSDVLEELDERGELAETLETA